One genomic window of Leptospira perdikensis includes the following:
- a CDS encoding DCC1-like thiol-disulfide oxidoreductase family protein yields MQNQNSILVYDGNCDFCTRLAKSIREKTKDKVVIVSYHSLSKIELESIHKQLSKELCVGEVQFITEGNRYPGFFAVRQILWKMDKYKYFAFLLYLPLVPFFGMATMYLLKRLRTKL; encoded by the coding sequence ATGCAGAACCAAAATTCAATCCTTGTTTATGATGGGAACTGCGACTTTTGTACGCGACTTGCCAAATCCATTCGGGAAAAAACAAAGGACAAGGTTGTCATTGTTTCCTATCATAGTCTCTCAAAAATAGAACTCGAATCTATACACAAACAACTATCAAAAGAACTTTGTGTTGGAGAAGTCCAGTTCATCACGGAAGGAAACAGATATCCTGGATTTTTTGCAGTACGACAAATCCTTTGGAAAATGGACAAATACAAATATTTTGCGTTTCTTTTGTATTTGCCTTTAGTTCCTTTCTTCGGTATGGCAACGATGTACTTATTGAAACGTTTGCGAACTAAACTGTAG
- a CDS encoding acetylglutamate kinase, whose translation MNSKDVLSRVFEITRDPRDGLLFLKEFQSLSPESFAILYADSETIFNSSEALFSDLKLLYQLDLFPFVVLEVDSFQYLKLFFPLEQMNSEGERSLGFSYQVVDRNLPLKEEVTESIRQKKIPILLWDDDSEKLSALLDRCRSILHSSKVIYVSIDGPLKDPNTGKVKSILQRDQSFSLPEGISLSRSQEEFVHLSEGLLSKIEDPKFSIVLTSPFTLLTELFTVKGSGTLVKRKNKIKVCYSPAEVDMKRVFQLIEESFGKPLKPEFYNTKFDVLFLEESYRACAWMQKTEHGYLLSKFAVNGVARGAGVGRDIWDQILEHCRPLFWRSKPDNNINKWYMSVAQGIEKDESWYYYWLGLNQSLIPATIQILKDQPEDFFPK comes from the coding sequence ATGAATTCCAAAGACGTACTCAGTCGAGTCTTTGAAATCACGAGAGATCCAAGAGATGGACTTCTATTTTTAAAGGAATTCCAATCTCTTTCTCCGGAATCGTTCGCCATTCTTTATGCGGATTCTGAAACGATTTTTAATAGTTCCGAAGCCCTTTTTTCAGATTTAAAATTACTCTATCAATTGGATTTATTTCCATTTGTTGTTTTGGAAGTGGATAGTTTCCAATATCTAAAACTCTTTTTTCCACTGGAACAAATGAATTCCGAAGGAGAAAGAAGTCTTGGTTTTTCTTACCAAGTAGTCGATCGTAACCTTCCACTCAAAGAGGAAGTCACAGAAAGTATCCGTCAAAAAAAAATTCCCATCCTACTTTGGGATGATGATTCGGAAAAACTTTCGGCTCTCCTCGACAGATGTAGATCTATTTTACATTCTTCCAAAGTCATTTACGTATCCATTGATGGACCACTGAAGGATCCAAACACAGGCAAAGTAAAATCTATTCTACAAAGAGACCAATCATTTTCTTTACCGGAAGGAATATCTCTGTCCCGATCACAAGAGGAGTTTGTTCATTTATCAGAAGGTTTACTTTCTAAAATAGAAGATCCGAAGTTCAGTATTGTACTTACGTCCCCTTTCACCTTACTTACGGAACTTTTTACCGTAAAGGGAAGTGGAACTCTAGTTAAGCGAAAAAATAAAATTAAGGTTTGTTATTCCCCTGCGGAAGTGGATATGAAACGAGTATTCCAACTCATAGAAGAATCCTTTGGCAAACCTTTAAAACCAGAGTTCTACAATACAAAATTTGATGTTTTGTTTTTAGAAGAGTCTTACAGGGCTTGTGCTTGGATGCAAAAAACAGAACACGGATACCTACTTTCTAAATTTGCGGTGAACGGTGTAGCACGCGGTGCGGGAGTGGGACGTGATATTTGGGATCAAATTCTCGAACATTGTCGTCCACTATTTTGGCGAAGTAAACCGGATAACAATATCAATAAATGGTATATGTCAGTGGCACAAGGAATCGAAAAGGACGAAAGTTGGTATTATTATTGGTTGGGGCTTAACCAGTCCTTAATTCCCGCAACCATACAAATTTTAAAAGACCAACCGGAAGATTTTTTCCCAAAATAA
- a CDS encoding THUMP domain-containing class I SAM-dependent RNA methyltransferase, protein MHQYPELLGTEIRRLGIKPTHPTYHAICGEGLSPLLESELKTHHLKIDSSNRGGVFFSGKKEDVIQFAIHTKFASRINLQLLHDNADDYDEFYAKASELPWEKYIGPEVSFRIDAETKDKLRNSEFTMHRMKDAVLDRLRSKKIPLPEIEKRMADITIVVRSHTDRFSIEISLSGDPVGRRGYRLFAGNAPVREPIAQAMLETSGWKEGNTLVDPMCGSGTILIEAALRERLYGEINRFLFAESPVFQILFPTYVFSERKKEKPDAPHLFGFDIDPEAVRIAKENAYEAGVEDFVQFEVGNCLELKNNFGKNGHVVTNPPYGDRIGKPMEDLREMYFQFGRVIKNEFGGWKFTVLSADFSLLGKFGLKENSHLSLKHANLKAKIVDYEIRGGK, encoded by the coding sequence ATCCATCAGTATCCAGAACTACTTGGCACAGAAATTAGGAGACTCGGAATAAAACCTACTCACCCCACTTACCATGCCATTTGCGGAGAAGGTCTTTCTCCGCTTTTGGAATCCGAATTAAAAACACACCATCTCAAAATTGATAGTTCAAATCGAGGTGGTGTCTTCTTTTCCGGAAAAAAAGAAGATGTCATTCAGTTTGCCATTCATACAAAATTTGCATCTCGTATCAATTTACAGCTGCTACATGATAATGCCGATGATTATGATGAGTTTTATGCAAAAGCAAGTGAACTTCCCTGGGAAAAATACATTGGCCCGGAAGTCAGTTTTCGCATTGATGCAGAGACCAAAGACAAACTAAGAAACTCAGAATTCACCATGCATCGGATGAAAGATGCTGTTCTCGATAGACTTCGTAGTAAAAAAATCCCCCTTCCTGAAATTGAAAAACGAATGGCAGACATCACAATCGTGGTTCGTTCCCATACAGATAGGTTTAGTATTGAGATTTCCCTCTCCGGTGATCCTGTCGGAAGACGTGGGTATCGATTGTTTGCAGGAAATGCCCCTGTACGGGAACCCATTGCCCAAGCCATGTTAGAAACCTCTGGATGGAAAGAAGGAAACACTTTAGTAGATCCTATGTGTGGATCGGGAACCATTCTGATTGAAGCGGCACTTAGAGAACGTCTCTATGGGGAAATCAATCGGTTTTTATTTGCTGAATCACCCGTTTTTCAAATTCTTTTTCCTACTTACGTATTCTCAGAAAGAAAAAAGGAAAAACCCGATGCACCACATTTATTCGGATTTGATATCGATCCAGAAGCCGTTCGCATAGCAAAAGAAAACGCTTACGAGGCTGGAGTGGAAGACTTTGTCCAATTTGAAGTCGGAAATTGTTTGGAATTAAAAAACAATTTTGGTAAAAATGGTCACGTTGTCACAAATCCACCTTACGGGGACAGAATTGGAAAACCAATGGAAGATTTGAGAGAGATGTACTTTCAATTCGGTAGGGTCATCAAAAACGAGTTTGGTGGTTGGAAGTTTACCGTTCTTTCCGCTGATTTTTCTCTTTTAGGAAAGTTTGGTTTGAAAGAAAATTCTCATTTAAGTCTAAAACATGCCAACCTAAAAGCAAAGATCGTGGACTATGAAATCCGAGGGGGGAAATGA
- the bfr gene encoding bacterioferritin, giving the protein MKGKKEVIDILAEVLTAELTAINQYFIHAKLCKNWGYLELADYLRKESIEEMKHADEIIERILYFDGIPDLQKYSKINVGKSVPEMLDHDLQLEYGAVERLNRGIDICVAAKDNGTRELLEKILVSEEEHIDWIETQKSIIESISIQNYLAQKLGDSE; this is encoded by the coding sequence ATGAAGGGAAAGAAAGAAGTAATCGACATTTTAGCGGAAGTTCTCACAGCAGAACTCACAGCCATCAATCAGTATTTTATTCATGCAAAACTCTGTAAAAACTGGGGATATTTGGAACTTGCAGACTACCTCAGGAAAGAGTCCATAGAAGAAATGAAACATGCGGACGAAATCATCGAGAGAATCTTATATTTCGATGGAATTCCCGATCTACAAAAATACTCAAAAATCAATGTAGGAAAATCAGTTCCGGAAATGTTGGATCATGACTTACAGTTGGAATATGGTGCTGTGGAAAGACTCAATCGAGGAATCGATATTTGTGTTGCCGCAAAAGACAACGGAACAAGAGAGTTATTAGAAAAAATCCTGGTTTCCGAAGAAGAACATATTGATTGGATTGAAACTCAAAAATCCATCATTGAATCCATCAGTATCCAGAACTACTTGGCACAGAAATTAGGAGACTCGGAATAA
- a CDS encoding thiolase family protein, giving the protein MNKVYIHNPALSVFGKHKGSQLDLSFATAKQSVHEFQSHKIQFIIYASFSPDSYNKEYHLSAKLPNRLGLRDLYSVRMETASSSGAAAFQLGVNLILSGRFDHGLVVATELMSELSREESNLLLGSVLSDSQRLLGMSMAQGGAMITRKYLDDYGYKEDDLYAIAKKLHDNGLKNPKAHIKKNLTWEDYSNQPKIASPLGLYDISPLSDGSAALILSKDPSSVVVKGMGSGTAPFLSSAESSFLANRIAFEKAYKEAGVSPMDIDFAELHDAFTPFELVGAEDAGFFKRGEALFQVKAGLTHPKGKIPINSSGGLKSRGHPVGASGLAQIVELCRFFEEWPEKRLAVAQSIGGLATNNFVSILERE; this is encoded by the coding sequence ATGAATAAAGTTTACATTCACAATCCTGCATTGAGTGTATTCGGAAAACACAAAGGATCACAGTTAGATTTATCCTTTGCGACCGCAAAACAATCTGTACATGAGTTTCAATCTCACAAAATTCAGTTCATTATCTACGCTAGTTTCTCACCGGATTCTTATAATAAAGAATACCATTTATCTGCAAAACTTCCTAATCGTCTTGGCCTTCGTGATTTGTATTCAGTAAGAATGGAAACAGCATCCTCTTCTGGTGCTGCAGCGTTTCAATTGGGAGTGAATTTAATTCTCAGTGGCAGATTTGATCACGGTTTGGTTGTTGCGACGGAACTCATGTCAGAGCTTAGTCGAGAAGAAAGTAATCTATTGTTAGGTTCCGTTTTATCTGATTCACAAAGGTTACTTGGGATGTCTATGGCACAAGGTGGTGCCATGATCACTCGTAAATATTTAGATGACTATGGTTATAAAGAAGATGATCTTTATGCGATTGCAAAAAAACTTCATGACAATGGACTAAAGAATCCGAAGGCCCATATCAAAAAGAATTTAACTTGGGAAGATTATAGTAACCAACCAAAAATTGCGAGTCCCTTGGGGCTCTATGATATCTCTCCACTATCGGATGGTTCTGCGGCTCTAATCCTTTCCAAAGATCCTAGCTCCGTTGTTGTGAAAGGAATGGGTTCGGGTACGGCTCCCTTCCTATCTTCTGCTGAATCGAGTTTTCTTGCCAACCGCATTGCTTTTGAAAAAGCATACAAAGAAGCGGGAGTGAGTCCAATGGATATCGATTTTGCCGAATTACATGATGCCTTCACTCCTTTTGAGCTGGTAGGTGCCGAAGATGCTGGTTTTTTCAAACGAGGAGAGGCCTTATTCCAAGTGAAGGCAGGTCTCACTCATCCCAAGGGTAAAATCCCTATCAATTCTTCTGGGGGCCTCAAATCAAGGGGCCATCCGGTGGGTGCCTCGGGTCTTGCACAAATCGTAGAACTTTGCCGCTTCTTTGAGGAATGGCCGGAAAAGCGGTTGGCAGTAGCACAAAGTATAGGTGGACTTGCTACAAACAACTTTGTGTCGATATTAGAAAGAGAGTGA